The DNA segment TGGCATGCTAATCATACCAAGGGATGATGATCCAATATTCTGGGTAAGGCGCAGCTACCAACGCGCCCTTGAAGAATCCAAATTCAAGGATATAAGGCGCATGCATAGTTTCCGCGACGCCAGCCAATCCCTCGAAAAAACCCCAAATATCATATACCTTGAAACAGAAAGCCTACCCCTAAGATTCTATGAAAGATTCAAAAAATACTTCCCAATCAAAGAATATAAGAGGGTCGATCCTATCATAGGATGGGTGAGGGCCATAAAAAGTGAATACGAACTTAAACTAATGAGAAAATCCGGTAAAAAACACCAACACATACTCGAAAACATCGTACCCAATCTGCTTTATGAGGGTATGAGTGAAGCCGAACTCGGTGCAAAACTCTTCCAAATCATGATAGAAGAAGGATACCATGGTGTCACGCGATTTGGAATGTTCGACACCGAAATGCTACTCGGACACATAGGATTTGGTGAAACACCACTTTACCCATCATACTTCAATGGAGCCAGTGGAAACCGCGGATTGTCACCAGCAGCACCACTACTCGGAAGCCATCACCGAAAACTAAAAAAAGGCGACCTAGTCTATGTTGATATCGGCTTTGGCATAGAAGGCTATCACACAGACAAAACCATGACCTACATCTTCAAAGGTAAAATCCCAGAAAAAGCCAGAAAAGCCCACCAAGAATGTCTCAAAATACAAGACAAGATCAAGAGGATGCTGAAACCTGGTATAAGCCCCGCAGAAATCTATAAGAGGATAATGGACGGAATCGATGAGGACTTCCGAAAAAACTTCATGGGCTTCAAAGAAAATCAAGTTAAATTCCTAGGTCACGGCATAGGTCTATTAATAGATGAGGTGCCGGTGATCGCCGAAAAATTCAAAGAACCACTCGAAAAAAATATGACATTAGCCATCGAACCCAAAAAAGGTATCAAGGGTGTGGGAATGGTTGGAATTGAGAACACATTCATAGTAACACGTACTGGGGGAGAACGCATTACCGGGGACAATCCAGGTCTCATCCCAATCCCATAATCCTCCCATCCCTCCTTTTTTTGGGGGGACATCCAGAGGCCCCCCTAGATCAAGTTTATTCTGAGTGAGTTAGAGCTGATTTCATGTTTGCCTTTTATGTCATAATATATTACGGTGTATCCTCCAATGTAGAAGGGGTTTGAGAGTGTTGCGTTTGGACCGAAGGATTCTTCAACCTCTTCAGGGGTTGGGATGTATACTTCAACTGTGAATTCCACTTCCTCATTGGGGTTTATCTTGTCTATGTGCTTTTCAAATACCTGCGAGGTTACTGTGATGTTTTCAGCTGGTTCAGATCCTATGTTTTTTATTTTGCAAGTTATCGTCACATTTGTACCAGGTTGCACTGTTTTAGGACCCTCTTGTACTGCTACAAGTTCTGCAGCTCCCCGGGCAGGTGTTACATTATATGGTGTTTTCTGGGTAACATTAATCACTATAGGTTTGGTTTCCTCACCTTGTAATAAATATGCTGCTCCTATTATCCCTATAAGGCCTGCTATTATTAATATTATTATTAATGTGCTGGTTTTCAAGGAATTCCCCCCTAAGAGGATTTGGGAAGTCTAATATTATCCTTTTTTTGGGGGCACAAAATTTTGCCACTAAATCTTCTATTAAGATTCTCCCCATTTATATTCTTTTTGAAAAAGAGGAGTTCCCCCAGGGGATGCTCAACCCCCCAATATTATAAAGCTGGATTATATACTGTTATACAAAATGGTCGATTAGAAGAAAAGTTTTAGATCATTGCCTGTGGGTGTCACCTTTGCAAATTACAAATAAATCCGAAAAAGCTTTTATATATTCTTTCTAATAGCGTTTGGCTACTTTGGCTACCTGAAGTTCTTTGGAGCCTTAGATTATATCGCCCCATTCAGCCCCACAATAGCAGCTTTTATCCTCACGTACACGAGTGAAGGGTTTAGATGGGGTGAAAAAAATTATTGAAAAGGAGGTATAGATTTCAGCTTTGGGAAACTCTGACTCATACCCCATATTTTTATTAATGCCAACTATTGGATTGTCACTCCTTTTAGCAATTCTGTGGTGAACCAGCCCCTAAAATGTGGGGGGTCTTGTCTCAGCCATGGGTTATTATCCCAGCATATTCTTTTCCTTGGCGGGCCGGTGGCTGAGGAATTTGGTTGGGAGAGGATACGCCCTCGACAGATTACAAGCCAAGTATAATAATTGGGATGTGGATTATGGCATCTGCTCCTGTTCTTTATGAAAGGACAGGAAATATATCAGGAATGCGCCGATTTTAGAATATTATTTGGCGCCATACTTTGCGCATTAGCAGCTATATTTTCTGCTCTTCGCGGAGAAACCTATATACATGAAATCAATTCAAAAAAAAGAAGATTAGGCAGCCTAAAAGGTTTTTCAAAGAGAACTCCTCCTTTTACCGATACTCTTGAAGGTATGAAGAGAATGGGATTCTGGATATTTCAGTCAATAATCCTCTCCATTTTTGTTGAAGCAGGGGATGCAGACTATTTGACCATCTTTTATCCTTGCACGATGTTCAGAGACTGGCTCGCCACATTCACTGCACTTGACAGACCTATATATCCTAGCTTTTGCAGGGGGCTTCGCTGATATCCTTTTAACCTCGAATAGGTCGTATGGGCTCATCTCAAGCATCCTCTGTGTCATTTCAACCCTATCTTTAACGCCCAGTTCATCCATAAACTCTTCTAAAGACTTTTTGAAGGATATCCTCACCCCCTCGCCAGTCCTTCTCTCGATGAATGTGTAGACGTGCTTCCCATGATCTTTGAATATTAGGTTGCCTTTGCCAAATGTGCATCCAGTCATAAACTGGACAGCATCGACACTGCAACTATCATTCTCAACAATTGCAACGATCTCCTCATCCTCTGATCTTCCAAAAATCTCAACTACAATCTCACCAACCTTATATCCAATCGCCGTTCCTGCACAGGAATGGCCATGAAATCTTACTATATCACTATAATCCATTTTCATCACCCTCTAAAGTTGAAAACTTTTATCGTCCAAAATAACCTTTGGAGAGCACAATATTTGAACTCCACTCCTTCTCAGATTGTTAGATATTAAGCTTGTTGTTGCAATTTTCATCAAAGGGATGCTTATATTATCCCTAATGCTTTTTCTGTGATATTAACCTTGTGGGTGTGAATTCTTGGCGTGACCGAATATTTAATCGCAGCCTGAAAGATCGCCATTTTACACTCTAAAAATTAGATGAGTAGATAATGAGCATTGTATTGGAAAATTTATTTTCTCCAATCGTAAATGATAATCTTGAAGCGAGAACATCCCGTAAGGATAATAGCCGAAGGAGCATTGTTCACCTATGAGGCAATACTTAGAGGAACCATATTTGGATTTGGAATAGAGAGTATCAGGCAATAAATGGAATATTGGAGGTTGTATCTCTTTATTTTAGGCTTTTTTGCATTGCTTGCATGGGCAAAAGAGAATTCGGCAGACTTGAATTAACTCTCAAAGATTCCTCAAAGCACTAGAACGGAGAAAAATGTTAAAACTTGACTAGATATCCATGGAGCACAAGTGGGTACTTCAAAGAGTAGAGATCCCATTCCATAGAAAGATATAATAATTTACATCGATAAAGTAAGAATCCTCCGGAGAATAGGTGATTTTTTATGGCTATGCACAAATTAAGACTCCTCATATCAATTGAAAAAAGGGAAATTGGTTTATTGCAATTTACAAGCGTGGCTAGTCAAGGTGAAACTAGAAAAAGAGCGATAGAAAATCTTAAGGAAGCTCTTGAATTATTCTTAAATGATGAAGATGTTCTGAGACAATATTCTGCTAAGATCAAAAATTTATGGGGTCGGAAGAAGAGCGGTATGTGAGTGTTGAAATACATGACTGGCAAGATGCCGCGCGTATCAAGAATGTAAAGTTCTCCAGAGGGGATGGTTTCAAGAAATGCAGGTAGAAAAGGAAGTCATAGAAAAACTTAAAAAAACTTTAAATGAGGCTCGGGTTGTTATTGTCCCTCCACTTCATGATGAAATTGCACCAAAACTTGAATTTTATTCTCAAACAAGCAAAACATGTGAAAAATTTTTAGAACTCCTGAAGTAACGTCAATTGATAAGATTTTTCAAATGGCCTCTCTTTCTTTGTATAAGACTATGATAAGTATTCCTCCCTTTTCTGAAATGGGGATTTTTTTCAACTAAGAGAACTTTTATGCCCTGCTCTTCTAAATTCTTCTTTAACTCTTCACGGTATTCGTTCCTCATCCTACTTAATGGTATTGGAGTGAAAGTTCCTGTATCTTCGTTTACTCCGATGAAGTAAGTGCATATTTTATTATTCTTCTTTTCAAAGTTTTCTTTTAGTTTCTTTGAAAACTTTTTAGCAGAGTTCTCGAAGAAGCCTTTTGCTTTAAATTCTATGCAGAGTTTGTCTATTTCTCTTAACTCTATACTTTCATCCAATCTGGAGAGATGTTCCTTTAAGTTTTCTTCAACGGCTCTCTGCATCTTGTTTTTGAATCCCTCTGATTTTAGAAATTGGCATGATGTCAATAATCCAATGTAGTACACTAATTTCGCTAATTTTGAGTATTCTTTTGTTTCTGATATTATTTTATTGAAATAGCTTTCAACTTCTTTTATCTTGGCATTTGATTTTATCTTCCCGAATATTTCAAAATTTCCTATTTTAATGGTCTCATATTCGCTATTAAAATCATTTAGTTCTACAACTCCAAGATTAAACACGTTTTTCATTTCCTTTTTCATGGTTTCTATTAGCTCTTCACCTTCTCTGTTAGATCCAAGGATAAAAAATGTTTCCTCTTTTCCATTTAATCTTTCCTCGGGCTTTCGGATCTCATTCACCCGTTCTTTTGATTCTTCTATTTTGCCTCTTTCGGCTTGGTGTTTATATTCGGCCATGAATTTTCCTATGCCAAGCCTTTCATATTTTATTTTTTTAGGCACATCTCTTGGATCTAGTTTTTTTCCATAGATGATTACTTCGGCTATTTTTGCGTCTGAAATTTGAATGTCAGCTTTTTTGTTTTCCCATCTGAATTTTATAGAATCTTTGATATTTTCCAGATCATCTACATAGGTTTCCACGACAACATCCGTTTTTCCACTCCTGTTTATTCGAACTTTCACATTTCCTTTCGCCTCATACTCTGGTTCCAAGCCTAGAAGCTTTTTCCAACCCTTTGTATTGTATTTATCATATATCTTGAAATATCCATCAACGCTTCTATAGATAAATTTAAGCAAGTTGGGACTATCCAGATACTTCATAAATTTCCTAATACGATTTTCTTCAAAAGATATTGCTTCTTCTAATTTAAAATGGTAAATAAAAGAATATTTCTTTGTTACTATCAAAGCTAGATACTTTTGGGGTTCTCTCGCTCTCCCATACAAATGTTTGGATATAAATTCAAAGAATTTTTTTACATCCTCACGATCAACTTTTAAATTTTTTTCATGAAATCTATAAATTTCTTTTCGACAATATTATTCTCGGGGAAACTTTTTTCCGTTTTTTCATGGATAATGTGTTCAACAGAACTATCTACAATTTCCAGGTCATCCTCTACTCTCATTTCTTCTATTTTTTCGGGATTTTTAACAGGCGAATAAAAAACTTTTGCACTTAATTGTTTCATCATGACCGCCGCAAGTAAAATATATTTTTACAAGATCCGGAAGCCCTTAGATAATTTTTAACTTCTTGTTTTATAAAAATTGTCATGTAAGTAATCACAATCAGCATATATGTGGGAAAATAGATGAATCTACATAGAGGTCGAAAGATTTCCCTTTTATGGAAGGAAGTCAGGGAATTGATAAGGGCTGATTCAATGAAGAGGGGGAATGATGGGGGGATAGTTAGAGAATTCATTGGTGGATGTTATTTTTCCTATTTTTTGATATTACTCATGGATGGTTCTGGAAGGAAATTCTTTGCTTAAAATGGTTAAGTTTTGTTTTGGATTGTAAGGTCTTTAGTTAGTCATGGAGGAGGTTTTCATTATAATTATAAAATAGGTAAGTGGTAAAGGCTCTATTTTATGGATTAAGCGCCAATTGTAAGTTTTTTTGGTTTTGGAGTTTGGAATGGCCTTAATTTATGCTTTGCTTTTTGAGTGTAAGGTAGAGTAAACTTTATATAATTAAAGTTTAGTTGATATTTTATAAAGTAAATTTTAGATGGTGGTAGAGATGAAAAAACAAATAATATTACTACTCCTACCTATCATCATATTCTGTATGATAGGGACATCATCTGCAGAAAATACAACAACTCAGAACACCCCCGAAATCCTTATAATAAGCTCCAGCCCAAACGAAGTAGCTCTCATCAACAAAGTAGCAGAAGACCCTTCAATCAAAAACCAAATAAAACTCAGAGGAGAACCTGGCAGGACAGACACCAACCTCACATACGAAGTGAAAGGAGATCTTATAATCTTCGGGACAAGAAGCGGCCTTTCAGCGCCGGTCTGGGAAACCTTAAAAGATAAGGTCAAAGCAGCTAAAAACAATGGATCTTATGTGATGATTTGTGTAGAACCATCAGCACGCCAAAATTACGCTCCAATCCTAGAATTGCAAAACATTGACACCAACGACACTCGCTACATTCAGACACTCAAATATTTAAACTACACAAGCTATGAAAATTTGAAACGCCTCACCATATTCTTAGCAGTTTCCTTCTTCAATTACACAGCCACTATAGAACCGCCAATAGAAAGACCGCTCTGGGGGATATACCATCCAGACGCCCCCGAAATATTCAATAACCTCACCAGTTACCTACAATGGTACAATAACACTGGCAAGTACAATGAAAGTTCCCCGACCATCGGTATACTCACGACAGAATATACTGACATGGCAAGGGATGGTCCACTATTAGACGCGCTCATAAGAGCCTTCGAGGCAAAAAATGCCAATGTAATAGTGGCAACATACACATACAGAGACCCTAAATCAATAGAATACTTCCTATTGAATGGTAAACCAGTGATAGATGCTGCAATAGTAATTTCAAGGGGTAGCTTACTCAACTCCCAAAATTGGACACAGGGCATCAAAGACCTCCAGAAGCTTAATGTAACAGTCCTAAATGGCATACGCTTATTTTCACCTAACATGACAGTACAAGACTGGGAAAACAGCATACAAGGAGTTCCATCAAGTGAACTTTATCAACTTGCATTCGCAGAAATGGATGGGATAATAGAACCAATCGTGATAAGTGCGAAGGAAACAGACCCCCAAACAGGAATCATCTACAATAAACCCATACCCTACCAGATAGAATGGCTAGTAAACCGTACACTATCATGGGCAAAACTCAAAAGACTTCCAAATAGCCTCAAGAAAATAGTGATAACATATTATAGTGAAGGGGGCGGTAAAGCGAATGTCGGCGCTGACATCGACTACTACTTAAATGCCCAGGCAAGCATAAAAAGGCTACTAGAAGCCATGAAAGAGAGAGGATATTACCTTGGCAAAAAGCCATTGCCCTCAGAGGATGAACTAGCAAAGTTAATGGCAGAAATAGGCAGCAACATCGGCACATGGGCCCCAGGAGAACTAGAAAAAAGAGTTAAAGAAGGTCAGGTTATACTGATAAGTGAAGAAGAATACCTCAGATGGTTCAACGAACTTCCAGAAGATAAGAAAAAAGAAGTGATAGATGCGTGGGGGCCTCCACCTGGGAAGATCATGGTCTATAGTAACAGTACAGGAAAGTATATTGTTATACCAATGTTAGAGTTTGGTAACATATTATTGGCCCCTGAACCGGTATGGGGATGGTTACAGGACAACACTACCCTTTATAATACTGGTAAATTGCCGCCAACGCA comes from the Methanothermobacter tenebrarum genome and includes:
- a CDS encoding CARDB domain-containing protein, yielding MKTSTLIIILIIAGLIGIIGAAYLLQGEETKPIVINVTQKTPYNVTPARGAAELVAVQEGPKTVQPGTNVTITCKIKNIGSEPAENITVTSQVFEKHIDKINPNEEVEFTVEVYIPTPEEVEESFGPNATLSNPFYIGGYTVIYYDIKGKHEISSNSLRINLI
- a CDS encoding Xaa-Pro peptidase family protein gives rise to the protein MVPSHELRNRMKSFKEKLNDSDPSWEMAVIFTKINQYYFTGTMQDGMLIIPRDDDPIFWVRRSYQRALEESKFKDIRRMHSFRDASQSLEKTPNIIYLETESLPLRFYERFKKYFPIKEYKRVDPIIGWVRAIKSEYELKLMRKSGKKHQHILENIVPNLLYEGMSEAELGAKLFQIMIEEGYHGVTRFGMFDTEMLLGHIGFGETPLYPSYFNGASGNRGLSPAAPLLGSHHRKLKKGDLVYVDIGFGIEGYHTDKTMTYIFKGKIPEKARKAHQECLKIQDKIKRMLKPGISPAEIYKRIMDGIDEDFRKNFMGFKENQVKFLGHGIGLLIDEVPVIAEKFKEPLEKNMTLAIEPKKGIKGVGMVGIENTFIVTRTGGERITGDNPGLIPIP
- a CDS encoding FmdE family protein, with the protein product MDYSDIVRFHGHSCAGTAIGYKVGEIVVEIFGRSEDEEIVAIVENDSCSVDAVQFMTGCTFGKGNLIFKDHGKHVYTFIERRTGEGVRISFKKSLEEFMDELGVKDRVEMTQRMLEMSPYDLFEVKRISAKPPAKARIYRSVKCSECGEPVSEHRARIKDGQIVCIPCFNKNGEDY
- a CDS encoding type II toxin-antitoxin system HicB family antitoxin; amino-acid sequence: MAMHKLRLLISIEKREIGLLQFTSVASQGETRKRAIENLKEALELFLNDEDVLRQYSAKIKNLWGRKKSGM